TCTTTcaaaagaaataagatgggagcctcTGACTATGCTTCAACTATTAGACTCTAAACAAGGTGACGATAAAGAATAAGTACCATATTCTGCTTATCATGGACTTGTTTGACCAATTGGGAAAGacaaagtatttctccaaactcgaccttCGATCGGGGTATTGACGTGTGCATATAGCTCAAGACGATGAAGCAAAGACTATTCGTGTGATTAGGTATAGAGTGttcgagttcttggtgatgcctttcagctTAAATAATGCTTATGTCACATTTTGTACTTTCATCAATAAACTATTCAAGAAGTATCTAGACAAATttatggtcgtctacttggatgatatcaTTGTCTATAGCCAAACACTTGAGGTGCATGTCAAACACTTTCGAATAATTTTCAAGATTCTTAAGAGAAAAGTGCAGGTCATGGCAAAGTGGATAAAACAAAGGTGCAGGCCATGACAGAgtggcgaacaccaaagaaggtactagagctaagatccttccttggtttcatcaactatTATCAATGCTTTTTAGCTAGGTACTCGAAGCGTGCAGCTCTATTGGTGAAGTTGTTGAAGAAAAAATAACTTTGGCAATGGTTAGACAAATATGAAGTGACATTCCAATATCTAAAGTCTAATATGTTAGAAGAAATGATACTCAAATTATCATAGGAAGCCTTTCAAAGTTTATACAGATACTTCAGACTTTGTTATTGGGGAGTACTTACACAGAAGGGTCACCCGATGGCCTACGAGAGTCGCAAGCTCAATAAGACTAAGAAGTAGTATcgagtgcacgagaaggagatgacaacagtGATCCATTATCTATAAGTATAGCAGAACTACCTTCTCATAATGTGATTTGTGCTGAGAACAAATAATATCACATTGAGTCACTTTCAAACATAAAAAAAACTACCCAAAGTAAGTACAGTGGTAGGACTTCTTAGCTGAATTTGTTACAATAATGAAGTATAAGTTAGAAAGGGCAAAAGTCGTGATTGATGTATTGAGTATGAAAGTGAAACTAGTAAATGCATGTAACTAAAAAGTGGAGGCCAAACAAGTTAGCTGCACTCTAACTTCTTTTCTAGGATCAGAGATGGACTATACAGTAATCCCAAGTAATAACTTTAATGCAACTAATTAAAAAAAGATAAGACATGAAAATTTTATGTCTGAGTGGATAATTTGAGGTGTGAACTTTTAAGAGTGTCATAATTTCCTTTTGGTAGGATATTCGAGTATTCACCAAATATtagctctcatggagagggcctttTATTGGTTAAAAATAGAGACTAAAGTGGAGGAATAAATATTCTTCTTAAGCAATATATTCGGTACTACTTAAGTGTAAACCAATAAGATTATGTGAAGTTGTTGGATATAATCTAATTCTCTTACAACTTACAGTAGAACTCTGCATCAAACAACAACCCCTTCAGGATCATTGTTGAACAACAACAGTCAACTCCTCATGCCTTAGTGATCAGTTATATTAGGAGTAGCCCTTTAGTatatcactttgcaaaggaaTGATACAAAACATAAATATTACTCGAGCTTACTTGAAGAAGGCGACTAAAAAGATGAGGAAGTTGGCAGATTTGGGAAGGTAACTACAAAGAGTTTAAAGTCGATGACTTGGTGCTAGTGAAGCTTTAACTAGTatcactctaattctttagaCGTAGAGTGCATAAGGGACTAGTGCACAAGTACGAGGAGTCATTTCCAATTATTAGTAGGGTAGACAATGTTTCCTATAAATTGCAACTATCAGCATAgcttaaaattcataatatttttcaCCCGAGTAACTTAAAAGACTATCACTTAGATTCGTAAAATGCTTTCTAAGTATTCCAACTTGGCTATCCCCCACCAGGGCCTTATACAAAAAGCGAGATGAAGCCATTTTATTAGTGCACAATTATGAAGAGTCCTTCCCAATTATTAGTATAGTAGACAATGTTTCATATAAGTTGCAACTATCGGTATAATTCAAAATTTGTAATATTTTTCATGCGAGTAACTTAAAAGCCTATCACTTAAATATGTAAGATGCTTCCCAAGTATTCTAACATGCTATCCCTCACCAGGGCCTCATACGAAAAACGAGATAAAGCCATTTTAGCGGATCACACGATAAAACTATCCAATAAAATAAAACAGATTAAGTACTTCATAAAGTAGTGAAAGCTCCCCTTGGATAGAAACTAGTTGGGAGCTTGAAGATGCCCCATGGCATGAAGAAGTAGTTATAAAACCTATTAGCAAGTATTGATGAGGGTGTCAACTATTTAAATTGGGGAGAATATCACAAACGATCATCGCATATCTCGCAACACCTTCGTCTATAGACCGTTTGTCGCTTTTGTTTGCGTATACATATATTTGGCAACATGTTTTAATTTagtttttgcttgaaaactatGAGTAGGAATAATTTGTAAAGCTGCAGAGTGATTATTCACCAAAGTGGGCAAAACTGTCCTAGAATGGCTTAGTTTTTGTGTGTCATTACCTGTTTTTTGTAGGGTATAATGTGGTGTAAAACAATAGTCATCTTAACACCTTAGAACTACTCGGGTGTCACAAGGCTGAATGGGGGTTTGGGTAATATTGGAAGTTGATTTGATTCACAACTTTGCACGTAAAATCTACAAGAACTTGCCAATGCATCTAATACCTAATGAGCAATCGTTTATGCACTTACGATGATTTATTTCCCTTctaaagtttctatttttttctttctcccttacgtaccaagtgtttactgaaatactTATAAAAACTGTACTCTTTGTGAGATGTTTAGATTTATCCattgtttatttttaaaattaattaatttattttttttataagtcaTTCGGGACCTAAATTAGATTACAACTACGTTGATCGTTTATAGAACGATAACATAAGTATATCTTATGATCTAAGCAATTCGAACTAAGTTCGTGATAAAATGATTAGGAATTGGATGGAGGGCAATAGTTAACAAATGTAGAATaactattttaaaaaatattatatatatatattttaaagttAGAGTGTTATTCATGACCAgtttgaagtaagatttttttttttcaaaaattcgcCCATCAATATAGCCGATCGCAATAAAATTATATGCTGATATGGCATTTCGTATATAATATCCTGCCGTGTTAAAATTATGAATCCCTACCGTGATAGTTGCCTATTTCTCGACCGCTCTGCGATATGAGTCTTAGACGTGGAgttagaggagagagagagagagagaccgcgaTGATGCCCTTATCACCCTTCGCCCTCCTCTCCATCCTCGCGGTCTGCTCGCCTCTTCTCGCCctcgacgccgccgccgccgccgccgcttctcCTCGATGCAAGGCGTGGCTCGTCCAGTCGATCCCCACCAACATGCCCCTCCTCCCCCGCGTCCCCGGCGTGCTCTCCACTGGTGACAACCCTAATTAATTAATCATAATTGGGGCCGTCTTTGGTTGGTTTCTTGATCTAGGGTTGGATACATGAACGGTGATCTCTCTTGGACCGTGCAGGGGAGGTGATGCGGTGGCTGGCGGGGAACGCCACCGAGAGGTTGGATATAATCGCGCAGTATTGGCAGCTTCTGGCGCAACCCGGCAATCCCATATCGGGGGATTATGGATACTCGGCGGTGGACATGAAGAAGTTCGGAGCGGATGAAGGGCGTGCCGTTTACACGTCTTTGGAGGATGCCGCCGATCGGAACGTTAGTCTCAGGTAAGCATCTTAGCGTTCCAATGTTAACTGGGTCAGTATCTCTCCTTGGGGAATGGGAACTGGTTCTTTTCCTGTTAAAGAGTTAATCTGGTGATTTAGATGTGGTATTTCGGTGCATTTTAGAAGGTGGAAGAGTGTAGAATGCAAAAACAGTTTAGGCATATTTGGAATAATTGAAATGCTAAAAAGATTTGCTTCGACAACCTGAACTACTATTAACGGTGGTGAAATATGATCAAATTAGCTAGCCTGATTTTATGTCAGTCTTGAATGTTCCTTCAGCTCTGTTAATGCTTCTTGGCtaagtttttatattttaaaagccATGGAGATTGTGTAAAAGGTATACAGCAGTTAGAAGGTTCATAACGAACAATGAGTTTTTTAGGGAATATTGGACACACAGCATGATGGGGGTATGACTTTCTAAAAGATGGTTTTCAACTGTCTGTTAATGAACAATCTGTAAACTTTGTCAACAATGATTTCTTGGCAAAGTCATCCATCTTGTTCTGTGGAAGATTTTCATTGATTCTTGATAACATTGCTTTACATTTAGGATCATTCAGCACTCTGGATTTTCTCCGGACTTTGATCAAGAGTCAGCTGACCTTGCTTCAGGAAGATCGAATGTACAGAATGTGACCTTGCTGCTTGGTGATTGGTGGGGATCTGGCATTGTCCATGCGAAAGTCTGGATATCTGATGGCAAGGACATGTATATTGGATCAGCTAATAATGATTGGAAATCTCTAACCCAGGTTCTTATATGCAATCAAATATGTGGCATAGTTATATTTTTCTCGGCAAACTTCAATTTGGTTGTTGTATTGAACTTTCATATTAGGTATTTGGTTATCGTTGTCATTTCTTTAACTATAAGATGAATAATCTTTCCTTGGATACAGTAGCCAgaattaatatattaatatttgcTTGACTAACTTGCTCTCCAAAATTCAAACTCTTATCTAGGTGAAAGAGGTTGGCATTTATCTTGTTGGCTGTCCTGATATAGCCAGAAGGCTCGAGATCTATTTTAACAACCTGTGGACACTTTCCTCTCTCAATTCAACAGCCTACACAAAGAATGTTTGGGATAAACAATGGCAAGCTAAAAGAAAAATGCCTTGCTGGTCACATTTCATCCGCAAAAAGGAGAGATGCAGGTATATGGTTCAAACTTGCTTAACATGTAATATTGTTCAAACATTATTTTAGGCCTTGGTGGGTGGTGAATTGTGTACTATCTCATGCCATGTCCTGCAATTCATGTGCATTTTTTTAGGGTACTACAGTTTTTCAGTGTACTTTAAAATTCTACGTCCCGCTTTTTCCGATTAAATAATACCTAATGACAATGTGTCATATGAATGCCTTCATATATAATATCGCTCTTATGTTCCTTAAGGTCTTCTGGTAAGATATTTCTTTGAAAATAGAACATGCAGAAGAAATATTATTCAGGTTGTGTATGAAGTTTTGTGCCAATTTTCTTTGTATCAACAGGTCACCACTTCCTCTTTCTGTTGAGATTCCTCACGTGAATGGCTATCCAGCCTTGTCAGATCCCTTTATGTTCCATATTCCATTTGAGACTCCAGGAACCAATTTTTCATCTACGTCACATCATTCAAGCTACCTTTCGTTTGCACCACCAGAGGTGAAGTTTCTAAGCTCTTCTTCATCGTAACATGTTTCTCAAGTTGTAAATATTCTGTAAACACACTAAAAAGATGGTTgcttgatgaatttttttttgtataatttaaTATTGTCCTGATGAAGCAGCTTTGCTGATATGATAATTCTCCTGTCATAGGAGTATCCCAACTGTGCATCTCAGGCTCCCATTGGCCCATCTAGATGTGATTTGCGGGTTCTGAATTTTGCTGCTCTGATGTTTAATGGTTAAATCCTATTTGAATTCCCAATTATCTCAGTGTTCAGTTATAGCATATCAACTCTCCTTGTGGCCatgttttctcatatgatatCTTCATTAATGAGATTCCTGTTACTGCATATTCCATTGTAGCTATATTCCCTGGGTCTGGCATAGCCAGCTAAAAATATAGCTACCTAACCTTATGACCTGTCTATGATCTTTAGAAGAAACACAAAGTTTCATGTTAAGCAATTGTAGTGAGATGGTATCAACAGCTTTTTAAGGAATGCATGCATCATAGAAGAGTATAATTTTTTTAGAGAAAGTAGTGACATATTACTTGCTAATGTTACACTTGATTTTGTAGATAGATGTGATGTACATAATCATGAAAAGACAAATATTTATGTGAATTATGTTATACTTCTGTCCAAGGACTGCTGTACCACCTGAAACGGTACAGTATGAGCAGCACATACCGATCCATGTGTGGGCCAATACGTGGACCACCCTTGTTTCGGACGGTCtggttaaaataataataataataataatcataaaaatgGTGGGGTCCTGTCCAAGTTGGCGTTAAAAAAACAAATTAGGGCTCGCGAATGCCAGCCCTCTTCTCGCATAcaatgctgctgctgctacagCTGCTGCCATTGCTGCCTCGCCGCTGTTGTTGTTGCTTCCCAGTTACGCTGCTGTTGCTTCTTCCCCACctctgctttcttcttcttccttctccattgcttcctcttcttccttctctgttCCTCCAtcgcccttcctcttctccttccttttcCTTCTCATCGAAACACGAGCGCATACCagcataccatgtgtcggtacactgGCATTGATCTGTACATAGCAGTTTGATAGATTGCCGAGATGGATCTAGTACCTAACACGACGAACCTTGCTTCTGTCAAGTTAGCACTGAGTGAGGCTTATTTATGTTTAGGAGATTGGGAACTGCAACATTCAGTAAATTATTCTTCTAATATTTGCTTAAGGTTTGTCACAGTCCCTTCTTAATTTAATTTTGACAGAATAAAAGCCATCAGCAAGTATAATTGTAGCCATTTTTTCAAGGCCTTAATCATATCTCCAGAGACATTGAGGGCCTAGATTCGTCACTTACAGTTTATGGAGTCATGTTTGTGCTTCAAGAGTTGTTTCAGCCTACCTGTTAATTGATTTGAGAGATTAAAAGTCATTTATAGAAGTAGGATATTTGTTTTTACTGTTCATAGcatattctttttgttgttttGCTTAAAGCTTTGTTTCTGGAATGATAATTGCTGGATTAAACACAATAATTGTTGTCTAGAACAGGAACAAGTTAATAGTATGTATATTAAGGTATGTTGTTGCTTGGACCTCTCAAGCATTTATATTCAGGGACTAAATGAGCTTATTAGCTGCCCATTTTTGTTCGTACTTGTTCGTCTTGCATTCTAATTTAAGTTGCAATAGGTGGTTCGACCAGGATTGTTTTTACTGCTGTTTGTATTAGTTTTCATGTATCACATACGGGAAGCTTGATTTTTTAATGATGAATTTTCAAATTGATATTTGTATCTTGTCACATAAACatgatccttctacagaagtcacaAGAGGATACTTAGGGATTTGTATAACAAAACTATCCAATTTAATTCAAACAATATAAAACAAGTCCAAGTGCTATCATCAGTTTATTTGTAGTTTCAATTATTCAGTATCTTGCCATTGAGCTCGACTAAATACAATATCTGTAGTCAGATTACGAGCCATAAAATCATTGTTTGGTCTTCCTTTACCCTCAtgttgataatttaaatcaactcATCTCACCAAATTAGTGGATTTGGAGGTCTTTTTGTAAACATCAAAATTACATTAAATCATTTTATTTCATGTAATAGTTTGCAAGATTTGACTGGGTATATACCTGCTATAAAGCTAACCATTGGTTCGAATTGGCTCTGATTGTTTAACCCAGAAATTCTGGGCATACTCATAGTTCACAGGATCAGTTGAATCTGATTCCACATGGTCACCATATTGGGACTAGTAGAGATCAATTGTGAAACCCAGATATTTTTTGGAGATTGACCAGCTGCTTTTGGGCCGTTCACTTAAGATATAACAAGCTCTACAACTGTATGAATTTTCCCTCCGTAAACATCTTGTTCATCTCCAATAATAGATGTTGTTCCTACATCTCTTGCATATGATGAGAAcatacaaaatatatttttttctggtATCTTGTATTGATTCTTTATTTCTTTGTTGACATACGTCATGCAGCTTTCATTTGGTAAGTTCCAGGCTGATGAACAAGGATGGGTGGAGACGATCAAATCTGTACGAtttggaggaattgttaggattagCACCATGGATTGGCTTGGTCAAtcacaatatctaaaacaaaCGGTCTACTGGCCCTCCCTCTCATCTGCAATATCAGAGGTGAATAATCATGCCTTCATTATGCAATTTAGTGTCTTGGTTTGATATTTACTTTATACTGGAGTTAAGGGATTCTCAATTTGGTGCACATTGCAATACTTGTTCCTTATTCAGATATTGTGGCCTGaattttgatgaaaaatctgGGAATTAGGTTTAAATGAATTAGAAGAATTGATATGGTCAAGCAATTATTTTAATTCTTAACATCATTTTCACCAAGCATTCTATTACTTAATTGTTATTTTTGGCTTAGTTTATCATAATGAGATatggaaaaaaataaaatcacatgCATGGTCCTTTGAAACTCAAAACCGGCAGCTAGACTCAGTGCTGgaagttaagatttatttttggtatctatTGATTGGCATAAGGTAAAAGAAGAAAGATAAAAATTTCAAAAATGTAGCAGAGATACAATTTCTTGTTTACTTGGAGGAGAATCCCTGTGTTGCTTTCACCCGAGTTGacttttatgatgataattatttcTATTCTTTGGCCTATACCTCTTCATGCATTTCCATGTTTGGGACAGTAATTTGAAGCCACATAGCATATCAATCATAATAATTTGGGCTAGTTCCATCATTAAATGGGAAGATAATctgcacatatatatatgcacttgTTGCTTCACTTCTCTTGTCTTGGAGAATTCTGCGACATTTTTTCACTGTTAGGTTATAAGTTTATAAATGAACTGTTCATCTTTGATATTTACATCTTATGTGATGGGTCATAGCTCACAATCTGGAGATAATAAGGTAAGAAATGATCTTTTTATTGTGATCTTTCTGTTAATTTTCTCTTTAAATTCTAAATTACATATAATTTTAACAAGTCGTTTCACATGATTGTTGTCTAAAAGAGCATCTGAAAACAGGTTATTTTCTCCAAGCATGCAACAGTCAACATACTAGTAGCCTATTGGACACACTTTATTGAGAGCACAGATCAATATCTGAAGTCCCTCCTATACTCTAATGTTCTATGCCTATCTTCTAAGCGAAACCACTGTCGAGGTCAAGTTAATATCAAGTACTACAAGGTGCCTGGTTATGACAAAACTGGAGCTGCATTATCAAAGAAAAATGCTACTGGAAGTGTGTACCCTGGTTATACTCGTGTCAACCATGGCAAATATGCTGTCAGTGATGTTCGGGCACACATCGGAACCAGCAATCTTATATGGGATTACTTCTACACGACAGCAGGTGTCAGCTTTGGAACATACCATCCTGCCCTTGTAGGACAGTTGCAAGAGATATTCGATGCAGATTGGAACTCACCATATGCTGTTCCAGTTGAGCCATTACTATCTTCATATTAAGGTTGCAAAGGCTAGCTACCAAGTGTTCTCTCGCCGCACTCACTGTTGCTTCAGTTGAGACACATTTAACAGCCATTTCAGTGTCACCGATCTAGTTCTTCACCGATCATGCCCGTGCAGAAGCCTTTCTATCATGTTCAAGGCCACACCCAACTGGATTTTATAAATCGTCTTTGGAATTTGTGATGTTGTTGACTTAGAATGATTAGACACAATGCAAATGCCACGAGGTTTCTTATGCAACCACCCTGGATGTGTAGTACTTCATAAAGTTTATATCATTGGGAGATAGCATCCTCACCCAGAGAAAACCTAATTTGCATATTCAATCTATTGTAGCTTTTGGTGCCCAGTGCCTCAGTCAAGTTCATCAGTCTACGGCAGAGAACAAACGTTACAGAACTCCCTGAAAGGGTCAAAAGGCATTAACACTAAGGAGGCTCTCTGGGCTACGCTGCGTTGCTCATCATTCCACCTGCTTAACTGGAGGTGTACTTGTATGATCCCTTGAGATCTTGTTCAGTGGCCATATCAATCAGCTAAAGCAATTAACACAACAAGACTGGTCTAAGAAAGCAGATATCGAGTCGACGCAAGCAAGAAGCTGCAGTTTCAAGGACCTAGTAAGTGCCAACCTTATAGACTATAAACACGCGTAGATAAATAATATCAAATACCTTCAGAGCAAGCTTCTTACCGAAGAACATTATGATGCTAACCAGAGTACAACTGGGATAGTTGCCAACTAGAGTTTGAATATCATGGATTATATCGCACTCTTTATTTAGTAATTTCTTCCTCTAAATTGTAGTTGTGGGGCCTACCATGCATGCCGGGTGCCAACTCGTGCAACTTACCTAAACATGCAAGTGAGCCGTACTGTTCGTAAAAGGCAGTCTATATAGCACCTGAGTTAGGTAGACAATTATGCCTACTGCATGTTTTACATGTTTAGAGTTTTCCTTGAAAACATGCAGTAAGTTAGAAAGGAACAAAAGTAGGATAGAATGCTAAGTTTAGATTTGAAGTCTAGATGCAGGAATCAGAAGGTTTGTCTTCTAATGTTGGTAGGGCCATTTACCCAGTTTTTACTGTTTAACATTTTTCAGAAACAATTACCTTAAAtcattgtattttttatttttattttatttctggATTTAGGCCACCTAAGTTGCTATAAGTATAATAAGCCCGTTGGGaatagcatattttgcttctcccaattttaatattatatatatatatatatatatatatatatatatatatacttttttagATCTTTCATATTCATCCATCCAATAAATTCGTGTTACTAGTAATTATGTTTATCATTGAAAAGAAAActtgaatttaaaatattttatttttttaatactttcAATAATAATTCGATCCTGTATGTTTTCTATCTTTAAGGAGAGTTATTTAAGTTAGAATTTAGATGTCGTTAATCAACAGAGATAAACTACAATGACACACATATGCAAGGCTtttagtgttatatatatatatatatatatatatatatatatatatatatatatatatatatatatatatatatatatatatatatatatatatatatatatatatatatatatatgtaatttggaCAATAGTTCTGTAGGCGatataaaagaatatattactggaaaaagaaataaaagcgttctaaatttgaaagaaaagattaaatatttcaatttattATGTAATATGTTGGCCACATAATATCGGACAGAGACACGGAGTAGTGGCAATATCCGTAAAAATATGAAGTACGAGGCACTTTTGGGTGTTTACATTATAAAAAAGTGGATGAAAGGACAAAGCCACCGGTTTCATCCGGTTGTCCACCGGCTCCCCACCGGTATCTTCCGGTCCGTCCTTTTAAAACACTAAGCGGCGTCTTCTCTCTCCTCTACGagactcttctctctctctccttggaaACGCCCATTCTCCGTGTCCCCTTCCATTTCCCAACTCCGTTCCCCGTTTGGCTCCGGATCGGCGCCTTCAAGGGTTCCTCCTCCTCGATTGGCCCTCCGGTAAGTCGATTCCGAGCACTTTCTCTGGATTTAGGTCGCGATTTGAGGGTTCTGAAGCTCCTGGTTTGTTTTCTTGTGAAATGACGCTGAATGCGCGCGTGTTGGTGTTGGTTATCGTCTGTTTCCGCAATGTACACTAATTTTGACCTTCATCGGTTTTGACAGTGTTTCGGGGGTTAGATTGGGAATGGCTGCTTTGCAAATACTAGGTTGGTGTGGAGGCCGTGCTGCCGAAGGAGGTTTTGGATCAAAAAAAGGGTTTCTAGAGTGCTTTctcggtcctttttgggttcgggTTGGAGACTTTTGATTTCTCTGGCTGTTTGGTTCTTGGGAGTGCTGCTCGGCGAGGGGAGAGGAGCCTTGAGATTCTCGCCGAAAAATTCGAATTTTGATTTGTTTATGCTGTGGTGAGTGAGGGGTTTTGGTCAATTTTGGCGCAAAATTGCTGGATCTGTGGAAAAGGTTGGTGACATGTCGGGAGCTCCCAAGGTTCGCTCTCTCAACGTGGCCGATCCTGAGGCAAGGCCGGTTCTTGTCCCCGGAGGGAACAAGGCCAGGTCAGTGGCAACCGCTCAGAAACCAACATCGAAGCCTTTGAGTAAAACTGAGGGCGGCGCAGAGGTTGCAGCaactgaggagaagaagaagacttcCAGTCCTACTGCGGATCTGCCGCATTTTAGGTCTAGCTTAAGTGCTTCCTCAGCTCTTAGGAGGCATGAGATGCTGTTGCCGTCGAACCTGTCGATGAATGCTTCTTGCTCCTCCGAGGCATCCACTGATTCTTTTTGCAGCCGAGCCTCCACAGGCAGGATCGGTAGGGCGAGCTTAATCAGCAAGCGCAGGCAGAGCGTTCCAAGGACAGGCAAGATTGTGACTAAGGTGGACAAGAATATTTCAGATGATGCAGCGATGCCCCCGTTGGATCTggtgcagggaaagaggaagtgcGCCTGGGTAACGCCCAATACGGGTGAGTTTATTTGCTTCCCCTGCCTTTTGGATTACTCCTGACAGTGGCTGTCCTACTTTCTTTTATGGAGTTGAGCAATCGTTTGGTCTTCGATGGAATCACTTGTTTAGGGTTTTTTTACATACTTACCATTAACATATAAGAGTGAAGTTATGACATTTTCAGTTTCTCCATTCTATGGTCTTTcacatttttaatttagtttttggAAAACCTTTCCACTGTGTTGGTCCTGGCAAGTTTTTGGTTGGAAACACTTTAGTATTGCGATAAAATACAATGTTGCCCAGCGTAGGTGTAAGAGAAGAATGTCTCCTGTTTGTATGAAGAATTTGGTGTCAGCACAGTGTTTGGAAATTCTTGAGGCACCTAGTTGTTAAGTGAAAGTTCAGAAGGGAAGttaagaaaaagagaagaggaaagATCTAACTAGAGTGGCATAAAAGAATGGTTTGTTGGAGTTGGTTTTCTTAGATAGGTTTCTCGTCTTTGCGGACTTCTTCCTTAGTCCTCTTTTTATTAGTCTCATAATTATTCTTTTGGCTGGTTAGCTATTTAATATCTTCTAGCGTTTAGGGATGAGGCTTTATTccttgtgttcaaaaggtggaatCATCTCAATAGTATGTATGAACTGGTGTTGCAGaggctatattcatttaacaaacAGTACCCTTTATGTAACTGAAGTAATTCAACCAGAATTTAATACACACACAGAtatgtatctatatgtatatatatgtatatatatatgtatatatatgtatgtatatgtatatatatgtatatatgtgtgtgtgtacacTTTATCCTGTCAATGCACTTTTTGGAATGCTCTGCTAAAACCCAAGAAGATATTGGCTTAGTTTGAAGAGAAGACTAACCATTTAATTCTATCGGTTTGGTAAACGAATGATCTAATATCTTTGTCTTGGTGAGGCAAAAGTTTAACCTGGTGATATTGATATCAGGATCCTAGTTTATGTAGGATTTTAATCATCATGGTGAACATTTGCATAATTTATCAGGAGCCACACTAGGAACCACCAGtcttataaaaagaaaagaacaaagctCCAAGTCCTTAGTTTTGTGATATAAAAATCATTGCAGGTTGTTTGTTGAGTTGGT
This Musa acuminata AAA Group cultivar baxijiao chromosome BXJ1-2, Cavendish_Baxijiao_AAA, whole genome shotgun sequence DNA region includes the following protein-coding sequences:
- the LOC103972360 gene encoding uncharacterized protein LOC103972360, which translates into the protein MSLRRGVRGERERETAMMPLSPFALLSILAVCSPLLALDAAAAAAASPRCKAWLVQSIPTNMPLLPRVPGVLSTGEVMRWLAGNATERLDIIAQYWQLLAQPGNPISGDYGYSAVDMKKFGADEGRAVYTSLEDAADRNVSLRIIQHSGFSPDFDQESADLASGRSNVQNVTLLLGDWWGSGIVHAKVWISDGKDMYIGSANNDWKSLTQVKEVGIYLVGCPDIARRLEIYFNNLWTLSSLNSTAYTKNVWDKQWQAKRKMPCWSHFIRKKERCRSPLPLSVEIPHVNGYPALSDPFMFHIPFETPGTNFSSTSHHSSYLSFAPPELSFGKFQADEQGWVETIKSVRFGGIVRISTMDWLGQSQYLKQTVYWPSLSSAISEVIFSKHATVNILVAYWTHFIESTDQYLKSLLYSNVLCLSSKRNHCRGQVNIKYYKVPGYDKTGAALSKKNATGSVYPGYTRVNHGKYAVSDVRAHIGTSNLIWDYFYTTAGVSFGTYHPALVGQLQEIFDADWNSPYAVPVEPLLSSY